From one Salvia miltiorrhiza cultivar Shanhuang (shh) unplaced genomic scaffold, IMPLAD_Smil_shh fragScaff_scaffold_173, whole genome shotgun sequence genomic stretch:
- the LOC131002681 gene encoding glucan endo-1,3-beta-glucosidase, acidic-like, with amino-acid sequence MANLFLLSMATSQKNLNVYTILMLGLLMIMSLHSTVGEVGVCYGRLGKKLPCPKKVVSLYKKNNIKKMRLYDPHQPTLRALGGADIELMVGIPETDLQHLAQCQCHANAWVAGNISAYPDVKFRCIAVGNEINPSSSPYSSFVFPAMQNIYRAICNAGLGNQITVSTSIKTDVLEKSSPPKDGEFRSNVTGYMKPIVEFLRDTNAPLLVNVYPYFAYMNDMKNISLSFALLQRNSGVVLGGVYYDNLFYAILDAVYAAMERILDPSSLSVSQVSVPTPSVTVSETGHSSRGGGKPESDGEGDGDASTVENARIYNNNLMRIVKKGTPKRPDSLIETYIFAMFDENEKPGPEYEKHFGIFLPNGKRKYRLRFY; translated from the exons ATGGCTAATTTATTTCTCCTCTCCATGGCTACTTCACAAAAAAACTTAAATGTCTATACAATTCTCATGTTGGGGCTGCTCATGATCATGTCACTCCACTCCACAG TTGGTGAGGTAGGTGTCTGCTACGGACGGCTGGGCAAGAAATTGCCATGTCCAAAAAAAGTAGTATCTCTATACAAGAAgaacaacataaaaaaaatgcgTCTCTACGACCCTCACCAGCCCACTCTCCGAGCTCTCGGCGGCGCCGACATCGAGCTCATGGTCGGAATCCCGGAAACCGATCTCCAACATCTAGCTCAGTGCCAATGCCACGCAAACGCTTGGGTCGCCGGCAACATAAGCGCCTACCCCGACGTCAAATTCCGATGCATCGCTGTGGGAAACGAGATAAACCCTTCATCGTCTCCGTACTCCTCCTTCGTCTTCCCAGCAATGCAAAACATTTACAGAGCAATCTGTAATGCGGGCCTCGGAAACCAGATCACGGTCTCCACCTCCATCAAAACAGACGTTCTCGAAAAATCATCTCCCCCAAAAGATGGGGAGTTTCGATCCAACGTGACTGGGTATATGAAGCCCATCGTCGAATTTTTGAGGGACACAAATGCCCCTCTGCTTGTGAACGTGTATCCTTACTTTGCGTATATGAATGATATGAAGAACATTAGCCTCTCCTTCGCACTTCTGCAGCGGAACAGCGGCGTCGTTTTGGGCGGCGTCTATTACGACAACCTTTTCTATGCCATTCTGGATGCTGTGTATGCAGCCATGGAGAGGATACTTGATCCGTCGTCATTGTCGGTGTCGCAAGTCTCGGTTCCGACACCGAGCGTGACGGTGTCGGAGACGGGGCATTCGTCGCGTGGGGGCGGTAAACCGGAGAGCGATGGCGAGGGAGATGGAGATGCCAGCACGGTTGAAAATGCGAGAATTTATAACAATAATTTGATGCGGATTGTGAAGAAAGGAACACCCAAACGGCCCGACAGTCTTATAGAGACGTACATATTTGCTATGTTTGATGAAAATGAGAAGCCCGGCCCTGAATATGAGAAGCATTTTGGGATCTTTTTGCCAAACGGAAAACGGAAATACCGGCTTCGTTTTTACTAG
- the LOC131002680 gene encoding LRR receptor-like serine/threonine-protein kinase EFR, whose protein sequence is MQSSFLICYALTLSTLITLTHTSSTKFLNLTTDQNALLAFKNTISSSDPNGIFATSWPTNTPICNWTGVSCGARHRRVTALNLTGLGLRGTIAPHLGNLTFLRSLDISSNNFIGVLPSELSKLRRLEHINAGFNDLTGEIPSWFGALPELRYVRLSNNTFSGELPASLFNASSLIEINMRFNLLSGELPNDICSNTPKLEALYLSGNQLDGRIPANIYKCRGLQDLRLPSNKFSGGIPSEIGNLSLLRILSLGRNDFEGEIPAEIGKLSDLERLYIPSASLTGNIPNSMFNFSSLKLMDLSNNSLSGAIPTVSFYNLPQIEELYLLSNHLTGAVPKEFGNSTSMKWLDLAYNRLMGELPEELGNIVNLEMFAAPFNDFLSGPIPSSIFNISTLNLLALQQNNFSGSLPPYMGLSLSNLQQLYLYLNRLSGEIPSSITNASKLTILELNRNSFTGSIPDFGNLRQLQALRLWENNLTGAESPVQEIKFLTSLTNCRYLKYLEISNNPQMNGILPASIGNLSTSLVSFAASNCSIRGAIPSVIGNLSSLQGLALSNNQLAGFIPATIRKLKQLGLLDFSDNQLQGYIPRDLCEISNLVYLYLTGNMLSGSVPECLGEIKSLREVSFASNKLNSTIPSELWNLTDLVSLNLSSNYLNGELSSRVGSLKAINELDLSCNLFSGEIPSTIAECTSLEFLALSNNTFGGSIPPSFENMRSLNTLDLSHNNLSGLIPKKLAKLDLEYFDVSYNELEGEIPDGGCFDNFTAESFAKNSALCGASRFGVPTCVKYHAKSRSKSNVVLMKYILPPVVSAMILVIFAVVLIRRRKLLKAPPAADISVGLSWRRVSYIELVRGTDSFSETSLLGRGSFGSVFKGTLSDDLDVAVKVFDLQSEGGMRSFETESQILSGIRHRNLVRIIGCCSNVEFKALILEYMPNGSLEKWLHSENCWLDLMQRLDIAIDVALALEYLHHGYTFPVVHCDIKPSNVLLDGDMTARVADFGVSKLFDQGETVVLTKTLATIGYAAPEYGSEGKISTNGDVYSYGIMVLEIMTGKKPTDDMLSGEMSLKEWIGEALQENAASEVADHGLLAREDRHFVEKERCVSSIFHLAMKCLIVSPDKRINMVEAAAALKKIRATLLEGTTRR, encoded by the exons ATGCAGTCTAGTTTCCTAATTTGTTATGCTCTTACTCTTTCAACATTAATCACCCTCACACACACCTCCTCCACCAAATTTCTCAATCTCACCACTGATCAAAATGCACTACTCGCTTTCAAAAACACTATCTCTTCATCAGATCCCAACGGCATCTTCGCCACGAGCTGGCCCACCAACACACCCATATGCAACTGGACCGGCGTCTCCTGCGGCGCCAGACACCGCCGCGTCACAGCCCTAAATCTCACCGGCCTCGGCCTCCGAGGAACCATCGCTCCGCATCTCGGAAACCTAACGTTTCTTCGATCTCTAGACATCAGCTCCAACAATTTCATTGGCGTCTTACCCTCCGAGCTGTCTAAGTTGCGCCGTCTAGAACATATAAACGCGGGCTTCAACGACTTGACCGGAGAAATACCGTCGTGGTTCGGAGCCTTACCCGAGCTACGATACGTGCGGCTGAGCAACAACACCTTCTCGGGCGAGCTGCCTGCTTCTCTGTTCAACGCTTCCTCTCTGATTGAGATTAATATGAGATTCAATCTGCTCTCGGGCGAGCTCCCAAATGATATATGTAGCAATACCCCGAAACTCGAAGCGCTGTATCTCTCTGGGAATCAGCTTGATGGGCGGATTCCGGCAAACATATACAAGTGCAGAGGGCTACAAGACTTGCGCTTGCCTAGCAACAAATTCAGTGGCGGAATACCAAGTGAGATTGGGAATTTGAGCCTGCTTAGGATTTTATCTCTTGGCCGGAACGATTTTGAAG GAGAAATACCAGCAGAAATAGGGAAACTCTCGGATTTAGAGAGATTGTACATTCCAAGTGCCTCTCTAACGGGAAATATTCCAAATTCTATGTTCAACTTTTCGTCTTTGAAACTGATGGATCTCTCCAACAACAGTTTGTCTGGAGCTATACCAACAGTCAGTTTTTACAATCTACCTCAGATTGAAGAATTGTATCTTTTATCGAACCACTTGACAG GTGCTGTACCAAAGGAATTTGGAAACTCAACTTCCATGAAATGGCTGGATCTTGCTTATAACAGACTGATGG GTGAATTACCAGAAGAGCTTGGTAATATTGTAAACCTTGAGATGTTTGCAGCTCCCTTCAATGACTTCTTATCTGGCCCCATACCATCATCCATATTCAATATATCAACATTGAACTTATTAGCTCTCCAACAGAACAATTTCTCAGGCAGCCTTCCTCCATACATGGGGCTCTCACTCTCGAATCTCCAACAGCTTTACTTATATCTGAACAGACTCAGCGGCGAAATCCCGAGCTCCATCACCAATGCTTCAAAGCTTACTATATTGGAATTGAACAGAAACTCATTCACCGGCTCCATCCCCGACTTTGGTAATCTGAGACAGCTGCAAGCGCTTCGGCTCTGGGAAAATAACTTGACAGGAGCTGAATCTCCTGTTCAGGAAATTAAATTTCTCACTTCATTAACTAACTGTCGGTATTTGAAGTACTTGGAAATATCAAACAATCCACAGATGAACGGCATCCTCCCAGCTTCCATTGGGAATTTATCTACTTCTCTCGTCAGTTTTGCAGCATCAAACTGCAGCATTCGAGGTGCCATTCCTTCTGTAATTGGAAATTTAAGCAGTTTGCAAGGTCTGGCTTTATCTAACAATCAACTCGCAGGATTCATCCCAGCAACAATAAGAAAATTGAAGCAACTAGGATTGTTGGACTTTTCTGATAACCAGTTGCAAGGATATATCCCTCGTGATCTTTGTGAAATCAGTAATTTGGTTTATCTGTATTTAACTGGTAATATGCTTAGTGGTTCAGTCCCTGAATGTTTGGGAGAAATCAAATCCCTAAGAGAAGTCTCATTTGCCTCAAACAAGCTCAATTCCACCATACCTTCCGAGTTATGGAATCTCACAGATCTTGTGAGTCTGAACTTGTCATCAAACTATTTGAATGGCGAGCTTTCATCTCGAGTTGGGAGCTTGAAGGCGATCAATGAGCTGGACTTGTCTTGCAACCTATTCTCGGGTGAGATTCCCAGCACGATTGCAGAGTGCACTTCGTTGGAGTTCCTAGCTCTGTCGAATAATACATTTGGTGGCTCTATACCTCCGTCTTTCGAGAATATGAGATCATTGAACACATTGGATCTATCTCATAATAATCTTTCTGGTTTGATACCTAAGAAATTGGCTAAGCTTGATCTTGAGTATTTCGACGTATCATATAATGAGTTGGAAGGGGAGATCCCAGATGGAGGTTGTTTCGACAACTTCACGGCTGAATCTTTCGCCAAAAACTCTGCTCTTTGTGGTGCTTCAAGATTTGGGGTACCAACTTGTGTGAAATATCATGCAAAATCAAGATCAAAGAGTAATGTTGTGTTGATGAAGTATATTTTGCCCCCTGTAGTTTCAGCTATGATTCTAGTAATTTTTGCAGTTGTGCTAATAAGGCGGCGCAAACTGCTGAAAGCACCACCTGCAGCTGATATCTCAGTAGGTCTTTCTTGGAGAAGAGTTTCATACATAGAGCTGGTGCGAGGAACTGATTCTTTCAGTGAGACGAGTCTACTTGGGAGAGGAAGCTTCGGTTCAGTATTCAAAGGAACACTTTCTGATGATTTGGATGTTGCAGTGAAGGTGTTTGATCTGCAATCAGAAGGAGGTATGAGGAGTTTTGAGACTGAGAGTCAGATACTGAGTGGCATTCGACACCGGAACTTGGTTCGGATAATTGGTTGTTGTAGTAACGTGGAGTTCAAAGCCTTGATTCTTGAGTACATGCCTAATGGGAGTTTGGAGAAATGGCTGCATTCTGAAAATTGTTGGCTGGATCTGATGCAGAGGCTGGATATAGCAATAGATGTGGCGTTGGCGTTGGAGTATCTGCATCATGGCTATACATTCCCTGTTGTTCATTGCGATATAAAGCCGAGCAATGTTTTACTAGACGGAGATATGACTGCTCGTGTTGCTGATTTTGGtgtttcaaagctttttgatcAAGGGGAGACTGTGGTTCTCACTAAAACATTGGCAACGATTGGATATGCAGCACCAG AGTACGGATCAGAAGGAAAGATATCCACAAATGGGGATGTGTATAGTTATGGTATAATGGTGTTAGAGATAATGACGGGGAAGAAGCCGACAGATGATatgttgagtggagaaatgagcTTGAAAGAGTGGATTGGCGAAGCACTGCAAGAAAATGCAGCAAGTGAAGTTGCAGATCATGGCTTGCTAGCTAGAGAAGATAGGCATTTCGTTGAAAAGGAACGATGTGTGTCGTCTATTTTTCATTTAGCAATGAAATGTTTAATCGTTTCACCAGATAAAAGAATCAACATGGttgaagcagcagcagctctcAAGAAAATCAGAGCCACCCTTTTAGAAGGAACCACAAGGCGTTAG